In one Gemmatimonadota bacterium genomic region, the following are encoded:
- a CDS encoding DUF1800 domain-containing protein, which produces MSQVRVLVILLACAVAASSCGQSAKSSAGGNPSPSFSAAGAREQTADQQVSHVLSRLTFGARPGDADRVRTLGVDRWIEEQLHPDRIPDAAADAFFGSYETYHSSPDELEQKYPRPQTVLNQLGKSPSAEQAKADSARLRELQLAQRRLLTELQSGRVARALLTERQLNEVMTDFWLNHFSVYVQKAPVEHYLLAQYENEVIRPNALGKFRTLLGAVAKSPAMLFYLDNWESQVDSNRLRLNAQGRPIPSVTPLQAQRALEQRQRAGRPMPAGVNPQNVQQAVAAQRRRGLNENYGRELLELHTLGVDGGYTQTDVINAARALTGWTLLRPPVSAFAFKPQMHDAGDKVLLGHHLTAGRGMEDGEEVLDIVARHPSTAHYIAFKLARRFVADTPSAALVDRAAKTFTATDGDIREVVRTIITSQEFFARAAYRGKVKTPFEVVASTLRALNAQPDSTPRTAALVAFLGQPIYGHQTPNGWPETADQWMNTGSILNRINFGISVAANRVPGASALGWNGAEALKNAPLDQQVDGVVRALLGGDVSVDTRAILTSGANPLAKNAAPDASTTDMMQPPRGGRPAPVAQRDPAAAAQRLLANLPPLKGLPQIVGLAIGSPEFQRR; this is translated from the coding sequence GTGTCTCAGGTTCGAGTGCTCGTCATACTGCTCGCATGCGCGGTTGCCGCCAGTTCGTGCGGCCAATCGGCCAAGTCTTCTGCCGGCGGCAACCCAAGCCCGTCATTCTCGGCGGCGGGCGCGCGCGAGCAGACCGCCGACCAGCAGGTAAGCCACGTCCTGAGCCGCCTGACTTTCGGAGCCCGACCCGGTGACGCTGACCGCGTGCGCACCCTAGGCGTGGACCGGTGGATAGAGGAACAGCTTCACCCGGACCGGATTCCCGATGCCGCCGCCGACGCGTTTTTCGGGAGTTACGAGACGTATCACAGCTCGCCGGACGAACTGGAGCAGAAATATCCGCGCCCCCAGACAGTGCTCAATCAGTTGGGCAAATCGCCGAGCGCCGAGCAGGCGAAGGCCGACAGTGCGCGACTCCGCGAGTTACAGCTGGCCCAGCGCCGTCTGCTGACCGAGCTGCAAAGCGGCCGCGTGGCCCGCGCCCTCCTCACCGAACGGCAGCTCAACGAAGTGATGACCGACTTCTGGCTCAATCACTTCAGTGTGTATGTGCAGAAAGCGCCGGTCGAGCACTACCTACTGGCGCAATACGAGAACGAAGTCATCCGCCCGAACGCGCTCGGGAAATTCCGCACACTGCTGGGCGCCGTCGCGAAGAGTCCGGCGATGCTCTTCTACCTCGACAACTGGGAAAGTCAGGTCGATAGCAATCGGCTACGGCTCAACGCGCAGGGGCGGCCGATCCCCAGTGTGACACCGCTGCAGGCGCAGCGTGCACTGGAGCAGCGGCAGCGCGCGGGACGTCCCATGCCGGCGGGAGTGAACCCCCAGAACGTACAACAGGCGGTGGCAGCGCAGCGCCGGCGTGGACTCAACGAGAACTACGGTCGCGAATTGCTCGAACTGCACACACTGGGCGTGGACGGTGGCTACACGCAGACCGATGTGATCAACGCCGCGCGTGCGCTCACCGGCTGGACGTTGCTCAGACCGCCCGTGAGCGCCTTCGCCTTCAAACCGCAGATGCACGACGCTGGCGACAAAGTGCTGCTCGGGCACCATCTGACGGCCGGCCGTGGGATGGAAGACGGCGAGGAGGTGCTCGACATCGTCGCGCGCCATCCGTCTACTGCGCACTACATCGCCTTCAAACTCGCTCGGCGCTTTGTGGCGGATACGCCGTCCGCCGCGCTGGTGGACCGAGCGGCCAAGACCTTTACCGCGACCGACGGTGATATTCGCGAAGTCGTGCGCACGATCATCACGAGTCAGGAATTTTTTGCCCGCGCTGCGTATCGCGGCAAAGTAAAAACGCCTTTTGAAGTCGTGGCGAGCACGTTGCGCGCGCTGAATGCGCAGCCTGACTCCACCCCGCGCACCGCCGCGCTCGTCGCGTTCCTCGGCCAGCCCATCTACGGGCACCAGACGCCCAACGGCTGGCCCGAGACGGCGGATCAGTGGATGAACACCGGCAGCATTTTGAATCGCATCAACTTTGGGATCTCGGTAGCGGCGAATCGCGTGCCCGGCGCATCGGCGCTCGGGTGGAACGGCGCCGAAGCGCTGAAGAATGCGCCCCTCGATCAGCAGGTAGACGGCGTCGTGCGAGCCCTGCTCGGCGGTGATGTGTCAGTGGACACGCGCGCCATTTTGACGAGCGGTGCCAACCCGCTTGCCAAGAACGCGGCGCCTGACGCGAGCACGACAGACATGATGCAGCCGCCGCGCGGCGGTCGGCCGGCACCCGTGGCGCAACGCGATCCCGCAGCGGCCGCACAGCGCTTGCTCGCCAATCTTCCGCCGCTCAAAGGATTGCCACAGATCGTCGGGTTGGCCATTGGGTCCCCCGAATTTCAGAGGAGATAG